The genomic region gtttttcaaagctgtaaaatctccaagtatcagttcgcttaactgttgcataaagaatatgttcaatgattctcgtgtttaggtcttaattgtaatctccatgttcttaagtgaaccactgagattttgactctgtaaaccgttgagatagaactttaagtcttgaagcggagtagctttgagcaagggaaagtcttgaagcggagtagcttcaagcaattgcaaccggagtaggttggcgagttattttcattgtaaggggtttagttaagtttgagtaaatttctaaacaagcaataaaataacggttggacgtaggctccggagtaggagctgaaccaatttttaaaacatcgtctcgtttgtttatttatttttacattcGTTTATCCTTTGCATTTTTATCTACCTATCTCGTTGCCAGTGCTGTGCAACAGTTCATCAGactgttgcatagacctgctgtaccgtttgtgaacttacaatccattaagtttctcaaactcgtacctaatagatcttacttgtgttagtcattaaccaagtaaacgataaaatttttaaaaggtacacctaattcaccccctccccctcttaggtgtttatcgttcttaactcttcacaaACGATATctcacgactgctcagctagccagcttgCTCAcagctcttaaggtcaccctagaccgtgtcaagacccgtatcgacaccttcGAAAATAAGGAAAGCGGAACTGataaaaggctcaagctcttggaagaacaactcctagcccgtggtaacaacatccaccttgagaacaatcgaagattcgaacccgttggggatcaattgCCCGAAAACTTTACCTTGACGGATGTACCCAAgtttaagggagtggaggaccctctcaatcacattcgggcctttAAGAACTACATGTTCATCATGGGGGTCAAGcaagaacttttcacccggaactttccatcatccttggaactgATTCCCAGCCAATTGTACTATTCTCTTGACCCcaagagcattaccacttgggacaaagtcgccgttgaatttgccAAACAGTACGCCGATAACGTCGAAATCaaagccaacacccgcactcttgaggtcctgactcagaattATAAGGAAGGGTTCAAAGAATtattaacccgttggaggaggatAAGACCCCAATAGGTAAGTAAACCGAGTGagtcaactctggtggagaagtttgtcaacaacctccgtccagtttatgccaacctgctgagatatcaaaacatcaaaacattTCAGGACTTGCAAATCCTCGGAActcgcattgaagatgacctacgcaagggcgttctagccaaaaccaccggtagaggctattagggatctacatcaaccggatctcatCCCTATGGTCAGACAAATAAAATTGATGAGGTCGACCTCTTCgaaaggaaatgagaaaaggaagagaatggcgcgaaaaggaacgagattggttaagaattgagtgagatatggtgattttagggttaataagggaaggttcaacaatggtgatgtgtttgttggggaaatttcagaaattagaggtgagggagatgaagttgtgagggtttagttggggttttgtaaagagaaaagagaagaaaaagacccatgagtcaagataagcccaataactcaaaatgagtcggttttcactagaattttcgtctcaagcctactataactcaagacggagaataatattattaaaatctactctattattaccgttatacgactatgacgatattttatgaaaataagctttaaataataattatttaataaaaactaCTTGAAAGTTTATTTAAATATGAGGAaagtgcggggtgttacaataaccgttgtcaatactttcaaaCAAATACCACAATATAAACCATACAAatacagatcagctacagccacaaacacaaacacaaacacaaacacaaacacaaacacaaacacacaaacacactctttctcatcgtctctttctcatcatctctttatcatctccgtcactgttgttgtcatcatctctttctttctctaattatcaggtaaatatctatcgctttatggttttagattttgtcatctccgtcattattgttctttctctaattattttatttgcatgtgttttctcgatcattgttctttctctaattattattcgcttaattagtttttctgcgtttattagtaaaacaaattaaataaaataaaacaaagaagatgatgaagaggaatgcataaacttaattaattgatatatatacataaacttatttcattgctaaaaatacaattcttagatgttcatataggatgcattctcttctatgatattcatcttctcctcctttgctatttgaggtttcgttccgcagataCAATATCGTCATTTAGCTGCATTATCTGCGGCTctaacaagccattttttttggcgtccttgagtgcgatccgagctTCCTCAAGGTAGAGCCTGTACTTCCTCTCGATTTCCAGCAAGCGGCGTATGAAACTTTTGTTGTAcacggtcataatgcatgtataacgaatggtatcattcattgttgaaggaagtttggagttaattaggttttaaagatttagggtttggagtttaagggtggagatagtgatataatggatTGATTATTGAGATAGTAGAatgaatttatacttagtaatgtatcgtttgagttgttttttaattaatatgtttaggaagttgtgccatatcctgcttcaaatcttataacccttctcattattccatatattgtgtcctttcatatgcagggatttggcagtaataatcCATGCATCGGAAGCATAAagggcagtaataatgcatgcatctagtaatatataattttttttatttttattttttaaatcaacaacaacggttatttaaaaaaaaacccgttgtctttagttataacaacggttttttctattgtaaccgttgttataactttcccaccaaaaattagtcacactttccacaacgaatgtctcgtaacgacaacggtttttaaacgttgttaatagttttcacaacgggtttcttagaaaaccaaccgttgttaaaacctttaacaacggacgctttaacaacgtctgcttttttatataacaacggtttctaaccgttgttatagcctgtatctgtagtagctAGTGTAAGGGTCTAAACAATATAatgtactagtattggtgcccggctttaCCCGAGATACCTCTActtaatattaattttttttcattaaataaaattacttaaagttgcataactcataaatttatcattaatattttttttataacatatcctaaaattacgatgaaataaattttgagacaaattcattactcccgctattaatattttactcttattaatgaaacaatagtaataacatttcactacttgtccgtaatcatcgttactttcactactcccgccgtaatcattgtgttactgtcactactgccccattaatattgataatttcactactcccgccataattattgttactttcactattgctgcattaatattgattatttcactactcccgttgtttctaccactctcactaatctcgttgataatattattgcttttactattcaaatgagtgattactatcatataactatatttaATGTTACTGCAATTCTTTTTTTACTGacaaaattacttttactacttaggcacgcaattttaagaggattatatatttatatagatatattacatatatgcattaaatcaaatcgaaagaattatgcaatattatatattatgaaatctaacttgaattatttataacctacttattatatttttgtacgttaaataattaacatctctatacatctaagaaagtataaagtttaataaaattgcatagattttaaatttaatatataattttatgatgataataattaataccataagtgtgcatgtttatactaattggttattttattttaagaaaattgaccgtcttctagtcttctataaatatttaggaaaattaccagatattttctttcttttagtctccttgaaattgaccatcttaattaattattttattttaagaaaattgaccatgtttaggaaaattaccaaacttttatataatttaattttaacccaaactatataatatttgcattgagatcctttaatcgggtccatcacacggtgctactgatttaaaactatatagtataattaatttgtataactttctttaattacattgaaatcccttggtttctggatttaatatatagtattgattgattataTTCCCTCTATTCATCTTTTTATGACCTATTTCAATGTAATACTCTTTCATACTTCGTATATTGAAGAAATGGGGTGATAAAGTTGAATGAAGGAGTACTATTTAAAATGGTAAAGTTTGAATATTTAAGGTATTTGTAAAACAATtaaattgtttttattttttgtgtATTTTGAAAAGAGAAATTCTCGGGTACACCAGGTGTACCATGTCATTGTACACCCTACCCAATGAGAATATTAGAATTGAATAAATTCTCCATAAATAAATAATAGAACATAAATACAATACataaacttaataaaataaaaactaaGACATCTCATTGGTTAGGGTGTACGAGATTATTGTACACTCGATTGACCTTAGAGCAATAGCAATAGAAAAACTCTATATAAACTCtatattaccaaaaaaaaaaaaaaatttgttgaaAACCCTAAGCAAAATACAGCACTTGGTTGTTGGAAAGAGGTTTCCTTATCAGCTCGCATTGCTAAAGTGGTTGGTGTAAGTCACACTCCTTTTTTTTTATCCTTAATTTCTTACTGTCtctatttttaattattattattatagattTATAGCGATTGCTCCCTCAAATTCTTAGAACTGGTTCAATTATCCACATGTGTTGTTCAAAATGATATGTTGAtggcatttaaattttaattagATTATTACCCTTGTTGTGCAGCAACAGTGAAAACATGTCCTACAAATATTCTTACAAGTTTTCCAGAATTGAGTCGAATAAGGAGTTAATTGAGATTCTTGAATGCGATGACAAAGAACGATTCTTGCCACTGCTCTCAGCTTATGATGATTGTTTAACCCTGTTTCTTGTGGGGCGTGTTGCAAAATTTCATGCCAAAAACTGTTTGCTCGCATTGATCCAAGGAGAGGGGTGTGAATCTGTCCTTGAACTTTATGCTAGAACAGCACCCAACAATCCCCAAATACCGACACCTCTTGCGTCTGTCACATCCACATTCCATCAAGCTTATGATATTATTGACTTATTGCTCAACCGAGGGACTCTTGATTATGCTAACATTAAGTGTAATGTCCACCCACGTGATGTTTTTAATCTCTGTCCACTAGATCGTTTGCTCTTCCATCTAAGGTACTGTACTGATAGCCATGATCATTTCCGTAACTCATAAGGCCATGATCCTGACTCGTATTTTTCACTTATGGTAGTCGTTTGCCGCATCTGCTCCCATGGAATCATTGCAGCTCCATCAACAAACTTATTATTTTACTTTGCCAATGGGATACGGTGGGTTATTTCTGTATATCTGATTCTCTGTCATCAAACTTATATTATTTTACTTTGCCAATGGGAAATGGTGGGTTGTTTCTGTATCTCTGATCCTTCGTCATCAAACTTATTATTTTACTTTGCCAATAGGAAATGGTGGCTTGTTTCTGTATATCTGATTCTCCGCCATCATCAAAGTTACTATTTTACTTTGCCAATGGGAAAAAAGTGGGTTGTTTCTGTATATATGATTCTCCGCCATCAAACTCATTATTTTACTTTGCCAATGGGAAACGGTGAGTTGTTTCTGTATATCTGATTCTCTGTCATCAAACTTATATTATTTTACTTTGCCATTGGGAAACGGTGGGTTGTTCCTGTATATCTGATTCTCCGTCATCAAACTTATTATTTCAAAAAACGTTTTATTTAAAACAACCCCTTTTTCGCCTGTAACTTGGCCTAAAATCCTGCTGATAGTATGTTCCTGTCTCGTATTATAGAAATCACGATTGGACTGTGCACGGTTGCTGGTTCCACACACTCGTGGGCTCAACGATATTGCATGGACATATGTTATGGATGGAAATTTGGCAGCATTGGGGGGTTTGCTTCTTGTAGCCGGAGAAAAGGTCTTGGTTCCAATTGATACGGGTATTCTGTTTTCTTCCAAATTTCGAAGTTCAACAATTCGTTATCGCATAATGGATATGATGCGAGAGTTAAGCTCTAACGGTGATCTTGACGACGACGGACTTGTGTATCAGTCCATGCTTATATCTGCCTGCAAGTTATTTGATATTTTTGACAAGGCTGGTGATGCCTTGAGGTTATATTGCAGTTCAATCCACGAACATGTATGATTTAAACTCCAAATATTATATTATTCAATTAAATGAtagcttttaatttaatttaatttaatttaattttctgACAGGTTCCTCCCCACAAAGTATTGACTGAGGTTGGTACTATACTTAAGAATGCTGGTTATGCTCTAGAGCCAAGAGACCTTGACCTGAGAGATTGTTACAGGTTTGACTGTTTGCTCGCtttcattatattttttttttattttttcattatatttgcttctatattttttttttgcttaatAGGGACTGCCCTGAGGTAAGAAAACCAAGTGTGTTCAAGCTGTCAGGTCCTGGAAGCCCGAACAAGAAATACCTTTCACCTTCTTCTCTAACTCCGCCTCAAGCTTCTCGTGCAACTCTTCAAAATTATCCTTATGTAAGTTTTAACATGACGGCCATCATATCTCCTTCAGAAAACGTTATATATGCGTTCATCTACGGTTGATAGTGTAAAACTTGTGTCTTTTGATTTCAGCATGGAAATTGCCAGTTATGGAACAAGATTAAGTCAGGTCCAGTGCTAAGTTTTCGGCCTTCTGCTGGTCCACGGCTACTCAGTACAGCAGCTCGTCATGTCGAGCATGGTGTTCCAGGCATTCTACAAAAGCATTTGGCGTACATTGCCTTCAAACTTAAGAGAGGGATTAAGTTTTAATTGTCAATTGTCGTCTACTTATTCGTGTCGACGTATTTCTCTAATGTATTTCGTATACGGTATTGTCTGACCTATAAAACCTATATCTATTTGACTTTACTAGTTTTATAACCGTCTGATAAATTATgctatttacaaaaaaaaaaaaaaaaaaattatattcaattaaaaataaaatatttgaatATACATTATTGTTCTTTCATGTACATGTTATATTCTTTCGGGTACTTTTTCCATATTTTTTCTATTACATACCCTTTTTGAAAGAAAATACAACACTTTCTTGTT from Silene latifolia isolate original U9 population chromosome 3, ASM4854445v1, whole genome shotgun sequence harbors:
- the LOC141649984 gene encoding uncharacterized protein LOC141649984 — translated: MSYKYSYKFSRIESNKELIEILECDDKERFLPLLSAYDDCLTLFLVGRVAKFHAKNCLLALIQGEGCESVLELYARTAPNNPQIPTPLASVTSTFHQAYDIIDLLLNRGTLDYANIKCNVHPRDVFNLCPLDRLLFHLSRLPHLLPWNHCSSINKLIILLCQWDTKSRLDCARLLVPHTRGLNDIAWTYVMDGNLAALGGLLLVAGEKVLVPIDTGILFSSKFRSSTIRYRIMDMMRELSSNGDLDDDGLVYQSMLISACKLFDIFDKAGDALRLYCSSIHEHV